AATTGGCAGAGGAATCCCAGCAGGGCAACCCTGGGAGCCAACCCTCAGACAccccagggaagagcaggattgCACTGGCAGCCATTTCCCAAAAACAGATAGAAAAAAGCATGGATAGAATTGCACTTGGATATATGAGTCCTGCCAAAAACCACCCTGGCATAGATCTGGAAGTCTTGGAGAGGACAAAAAGGACACTTGCCCTGCagaaaggagctctgtgcacaggagcagcaggaggaaggagcaggtaACCTGCCTGAACACTGCACGGACCTCGGGATGTTCACCTGCCCTGCCACGCACCAGGAAAAGGATGGACAAACAAACCAGCACTCTGTTTGTGGATGGACACTGGCAGAGTTTTCCCAACCGCTGGAACAGGAACCTGGGCAGCACCTTGTAGCCTCACTAAAGCCAGGAAGGTGCTGTGACACAACTGGTGGAGAAGCCAGTTGGGAATGTGCAGTGCCAGTCCCCCAGCACCGACAGTCAAAtcccaggagctgagctgagctgagctgaggagGCACCTACGTGGCTCGAAGGGCAGTGAAGTCGTTGCTGTCATTAAGGAGCACTTTGCACTTCTCCAAAAGGCCATTGGACACGCTGTCCCCAGGATGAACCTTTTCCAGCTTGTGGCAGAGGTTGCGGAGATCGTTGCAGATGGAGATGAACATGTTGAGTACACGCCTGTCTCTGGAGTTGTGACAGTGGTGGTCCTTGTAGCACTCTACCTGCACACGGGGAAAAACAGAGGTCAGTGATGTTAAACTGCATTGAACTCGTGCTGCAAAGCTGCTGAAGGTTAGCGAGGAGAAGCCACTTTCTCTTGTGGCACAGGTGTGAGCAccacaggatgttttcctgTCATTCCTCATGACTGGGGAAGGCTAGAGTAAGGGATCAGTCCATCAGAATACTGAGCCTGCCTAACCCTTAGAGATGCAGGAGTGCCACAGCCAAACCcacctgtgctggcagcactgcaggaacagGCTGAATCAGTGTGGGGTGTctgcctgctgcctctgcccccttccacagctgctgggcagagcaggctgggaaGTGAGGGCAGCCACCAAACTGGGAATGGTTTGGAGTGATGTGTTTGCATCGTGCATCCTCTTTATTTGGCACATTGCTTCAAACTCAACCCATTTTACCTTAATTGTCCTGGCTAACCTGTTAGAACAGTGCTATTCTCTGCTTGCCCTGAGCAGTTGTGTTACTCATGATGGCATTGCATGAGGAAATGCTGTGCCAAGGCATTAAGTATCTTCTCCAAGGAAATTACAGGCTCTTCAAAATATAAAACTCTGAGTGGCTTGTTAGCTGCTAAGCTGGGCTCCAACAGCTCCAGTGCTTTCTGGAAGATTCCAAGACAAGAGGGAAGGAATTATTCCAACATGGATACAGTCTCTGCTTACAGAAGAGCCATGGAATGTGCTTGGCCAAATTCTCAGCAGGTTtgtaagaagaataaaaaatggtCCCTAAGGGTCCATTTCCACTACATTTTTCCCCACTGAACTAAAATGGGTGCCTGCTTTTGTCTGCAGGTGAAGTTTCTTCAGTAGGGGTATGGCTTCTGCTCAGTGCATCCCCAGGGTGTGCTGTACAAACTGTTCCCTGTCCATCCCACTAATTtgctcttttccctttcccacctTCTCTCTCAGGGGTACAGTTTGCCACCACCGAGtccctgtgtggtgtcacagaAAGGGCCATGTGTCCATGGAATTCTAAGGTCACCACCCCACCAGGTGTCACCCCCACCATAAGCAGCCCTTCCACCTCTGCCAACAAGTACCACTGGAATACCAGTGCTTctaaaaacagcaaaatgtttcagaacatctcaatgggaaaaaaatggctcAGTGCAGTGTCTGTCACAATCCTCTTCAatgcaaaaaaccaaaccccttCTCTTAGGGAAAGGCAGCCCTTGGAAAAGACAACGAGCTTCTTCTGTGTCCTAATCctcacagcagcctggctgtCACTCTGCCTTTGGCATCCATCTGGATTTTGTGCCCGACTTCTGCTGTCTCAAATCCacaattttgattttatttagaattttcTTCCCCCTGCCCTGTCTCCAGATGATCTAAGTTATACTGTTAAGTACACCATGCTATAAAAATTCCAAGACTATTCACTTACCAGGCCCAAAAACCCCTTGCCCACTTGGGGCTTTCAGCCCTCAATCCATCAGCTTCCCTCTCTAACACAgccattatttttaataagcacTATAGAAAGATAGAGCAGCACCAGCTAGGCATGCTGGTTCCTCTGAGCTGAGGATTACAGATTCCAAGTGTGGCAGGGGAAGGAGGCTTGGTTTGATTGTTTTCTTGTACCCTGTGGTTCTGGCTGTGCCTCAGCAGTGTTAAACCAAACCACAAAGTGCAGCTCAGCCATGAGATTCCTTTGGAGATAATGGGAGGCCctcccacagctgcttctaTCCCCACATCTTCAGTTATACACAAACAGTACTGGAGAGCTTTTGTCCATCTTCCCTTCAGTAAAAACACTTCTCCATCCCTGAgcaggctgcaggggcacacCAGCCccgtgctgtccctgctctcatGGGCAGGGAGCACTTTGTACTGAATAATTTGTACCTGGACTATGGATGACACAGGTTTGATCAAATCGTGGGCTTCCTCTCGGGTGTGTTCCAGTGCTCTGATAAATgtgaactgctgctgctggaagatcTTGTAGTTCTGCTCGATTTTCCTTAGAATTTCCACTACCTCATCCATGTTTATTTCTGGATAGGGGGGTGAAAAGGAGACAAAGGAAGCCATTTTAGAAACGGTGCAAGTTCTATGATGCGCCTGAGTAGGAATTATGTTGGCTAGTGGAAAACGTAGGGGAAAATCAAaaaagtaaaaggcagggaaaagaggagagagcTATTGTGTGGAAGACCTGCAGTCCCAGAGCCCCAAGCAGTAAGTCAAGGAGCTGGTAATGATGCTGCAAGGGGAGGCAGAGAGCCCAGGGGGGGAGCGCTGACAATCAGATGCCATAAACCCGAGTGGGGGTGTTGTAAAGATAATGCGGCAATGCATCAAGCGCGGGGGGCCGCGGGGAGCCGGGGCTTCTCTTCCGGCTCTAAAAGCACGACCCCAGCGGCTTCCACGCTCTCCCGTTACCGGGAGCCGGCCGGAGCTCTCCCGCGAAGCCCTCAGCGCTCGGGGCCGGGGCCGTGGCGAACCTGCCCCTCCTCACGGAGCTGACTGGGACCCTGCGGACAGATCAGAAGCTCCCGGGGCAGCCTCGCCCGCAGCCCGGCCCGTTCGCGCCGCCGGGACCCCGCTGTACGGGCGGGTCTggccgccccgctcccgccccggCCGGCCCCGCGGCTCCTACCGGCCGgtgggcgggcggcggcggtgtggcagctccccaggtggaACGGGGCTGTGCGGGAGACCGGGCGGGCAGCGCTGACTGCGGGTTCTCAGCCCCGCCGTTGCCGCGGCAACCGCGCCGCCGTGGCCCCGGCAACGGTCGCCGTTCGATGACGTCTGCACGTTCGCGTTGAAGCGAACGAGGCGCTGGCCGCGCCCCTGCGTGGAGCGGGGCCGTTCCCCGTCGCGCGGTGATGACGTCTCGTTAGCAACGCGTCGCGTTGCTAGGGGCGGCCATGGCGGAGGCCGCGACGGAGGGCGAGGCCCGGCCGTGGCCGCCGCCTGCGGGCGCCTACGCGGAGGAGCGGGGGctcttccagctcctgcaggtgaACGGGGATCCCCCTGCCAACCCCTCCGCGGCGCGGCGTGACTGGGTGGGGTCGGGGGAGGCGGGGAGGAAGGTGATGAGTGGGTGTCCGTGTGTGGCAAATTAGTCCTGTAAACAGGAATTCTGTGGTCCAGCTAAACCAACTCCGTCTGTGGGGGTGAGGGAATTTTAGACACAAGTCTAAACGTCAAAGACGTGTCTAATCCATAatgcccaggctgctgctgctctgcatcacATCCTTCAGACAGGCAGGTTCTTCACCCTGCTGACTGTGGCACAAAGGGGATGTTCCTCagaaagaaggctgagaaaATGTAAAATCCTATTTCAAGTAACTTGTCCAACATTCATGTCGGAGGGATTAGAACCTGATGAGTCCTGAGTgttccctgctcccactgcagtgctggcccgagggagcagctgcagttACAGCTCCTTCAGTGGGGATATGAGCAGCAGAGTGGAAATCTcagcaagggaaagaaaaggcatCTGTCACAggctggctgcagggcagctcttCAGAAAGTGGACTCAGAATGGATCTCTGGTGTTCATTTCACAGTATTTAATCAGCCAGGTGCTTTTAGGTGGTGAACAGACAATGCAGGAGCTTTGATCCATCCTCTAATAGGGGTGTTTGCCTGGTGGCCTCCAGGgagctttatttttcaaacGTGGGTCTTGATACTTGCACTTTGAGCATTCTCCATCCTGCAATTGCACAGTATTTTTGTTACTAACGGAGGTCTGAGATGCAAAGTGCCTGGCAGGGGATGTTTGGGAAGTGGGTGTCTCCTTCTTGGATGTTTCATGTCCATGACTCACGTTAAGCAGCAGGTGCTTGTTACTGTAGGTTATCCACTCCCTCACAATGTCTATAACGATGGGGATGAGGCTCACCACCCCTCCATAACCATCCTTTGCTTCCTCTAAGCTCAGGTAGTTCACAACACCGTGGGGGTAGCTGTGGGACAGAGGGAAACAATTGGCAGAGGAATCCCAGCAGGGCAACCCTGGGAGCCAACCCTCAGACAccccagggaagagcaggattgCACAGGCAGCCATTTCCCAAAAACAGATAGAAAAAAGCATGGCTAGAATTGCACTTGGATATATGAGTCCTGCCAAAAACCACCCTGGCATAGATCTGGAAGTCTTGGAGAGGACAAAAAGGACACTTGCCCTGCagaaaggagctctgtgcacaggagcagcaggaggaaggagcaggtaACCTGCCTGAACACTGCACGGACCTCGGGACGTTCACCTGCCCTGCCACGCACCAGGAAAAGGATGGACAAACAAACCAGCACTCTGTTTGTGGATGGACACTGGCAGGGTTTTCCCAACCGCTGGAACAGGAACCTGGGCAGCACCTTGTAGCCTCACTAAAGCCAGGAAGGTGCTGTGACACAACTGGTGGAGAAGCCAGTTGGGAATGTGCAGTGCCAGTCCCCCAGCACCGACAGTCAAAtcccaggagctgagctgagctgagctgagctgaggagGCACCTACGTGGCTCGAAGGGCAGTGAAGTCGTTGCTGTCATTAAGGAGCACTTTGCACTTCTCCAAAAGGCCATTGGACACGCTGTCCCCAGGATGAACCTTTTCCAGCTTGTGGCAGAGGTTGCGGAGATCATTGCAGATGGAGATGAACATGTTGAGTACACGCCTGTCTCTGGAGTTGTGACAGTGGTGGTCCTTGTAGCACTCTACCTGCACACGGGGAAAATACTAATTCTTCTAAAAACAGCGTAAAGTTTGAGAACACCTCAATGGGAAAATGGCTCAGTGCAGTGTCTGTCACAATCCTCTTCAatgcaaaaaaccaaaccccttCTCTTAGGGAAAGGCAGCCCTTGGAAAAGACAACGAGCTTCTTCTGTGTCCTAATCctcacagcagcctggctgtCACTCTGCCTTTGGCATCCATCTGGATTTTGTGCCCGACTTCTGCTGTCTCAAATCCacaattttgattttatttagaattttcTTCCCCCTGCCCTGTCTCCAGATGATCTAAGTTATACTGTTAAGTACACCATGCTATAAAAATTCCAAGACTATTCACTTACCAGGCCCAAAAACCCCTTGCCCACTTGGGGCTTTCAGCCCTCAATCCATCAGCTTCCCTCTCTAACACAgccattatttttaataagcacTATAGAAAGATAGAGCAGCACCAGCTAGGCATGCTGGTTCCTCTGAGCTGAGGATTACAGATTCCAAGTGTGGCAGGGGAAGGAGGCTTGGTTTGATTGTTTTCTTGTACATTGCGTTTCTGGTTGTGCCTCAGCAGTGTTAAACTATCGTGCTCAATAATTTGTACCTGGTTAATGGATGACACAGGTCTGACCACATCATTGGCTTCCACCTGCGTGAGTTTCAGTGCTTTGATGAATgtgaactgctgctgctggaagatcTTGTATTTCTGCTCGATCTTTCCTAGCGTTTCCACGATCTCATCCATGTTTACTTATTTCTGGATAGGGGGATGAAAAGGAGACAAAGGAAGCCATTTTAGAAATTATGCAATTCTACATGTTGCCTGAGTTGGAATTGTGGATAGTGGAAAcataccaaaaaaacaaaaaaaatcaaaaaagtaaaaggcagggaaaagaggagagagcTATTGTGTGGAAGACCTGCAGTCCCAGAGCCCCAAGCAGTAAGTCAAGGAGCTGGTAATGATGCTGCAAGGGGAGGCAGAGAGCCCAGGGGGGGAGCGCTGACAATCAGATGCCATAAACCCGAGTGGGGGTGTTGTAAAGATAATGCGGCAATGCATCAAGCGCGGGGGGCCGCGGGGAGCCGGGGCTTCTCTTCCGGCTCTAAAAGCACGACCCCAGCGGCTTCCACGCTCTCCCGTTACCGGGAGCCGGCCGGAGCTCTCCCGCGAAGCCCTCAGCGCTCGGGGCCGGGGCCGTGGCGAACCTGCCCCTCCTCACGGAGCTGACTGGGACCCTGCGGACAGATCAGAAGCTCCCGGGGCAGCCTCGCCCGCAGCCCGGCCCGTTCGCGCCGCCGGGACCCCGCTGTACGGGCGGGTCTggccgccccgctcccgccccggCCGGCCCCGCGGCTCCTACCGGCCGgtgggcgggcggcggcggtgtggcagctccccaggtggaACGGGGCTGTGCGGGAGACCGGGCGGGCAGCGCTGACTGCGGGTTCTCAGCCCCGCCGTTGCCGCGGCAACCGCGCCGCCGTGGCCCCGGCAACGGTCGCCGTTCGATGACGTCTGCACGTTCGCGTTGAAGCGAACGAGGCGCTGGCCGCGCCCCCGCGTGGAGCGGGGCCGTTCCCCGTCGCGCGGTGATGACGTCTCGTTAGCAACGCGTCGCGTTGCTAGGGGCGGCCATGGCGGAGGCCGCGACGGAGGGCGAGGCCCGGCCGTGGCCGCCGCCTGCGGGCGCCTACGCGGAGGAGCGGGGGctcttccagctcctgcaggtgaACGGGGATCCCCCTGCCAACCCCTCCGCGGCGCGGCGTGACTGGGTGGGGCCGGGGGAGGCGGGCAGGGGTCCCGGTGCGGGCTCTTGTGGACGATGATAGGCGGGTGTCGTGTGTGGGAAGCGGCCATGGGCTCTCtcagttaattattttaatcagCAGTTGGTGCGACTTATACATGTCATTCGATTTGTGTAAGAAAGTGGCAGCCCGCGTGCGGATGTCGTCGGTGAAAGGCGAGGACGGACgaggagcaggaaaggggaACAGCGACAGGCTGAGTGCGGGAAGAACGCGGTGAAGGTTTTGCCGTGGCCGAGCTGGGGCTGTCGCCGCCTGCTGATCATCCCCCGGTTAAAACCCTTTCCCCCGCGTTCCTGTTGTGGCTCTTCGGAGAGGTGTCAAAAATAAAGGGAGAGAAAGGCACTTGTGGCTTCGTTGTGATTTCGGTACATGGCTAGGCTGGCTTCCCTGCTTTAGAGAAGCATGGGTTTTGTTCCGGGAGTTCGGGAAAAGCCTTTGTGTCGTGCATGGAGAGGTTTGAGTTAAGGACTAAATATCCCGGTGCTTTTCTGATAGGAGAACTTGCTGGAGAGCCTTCTCCTATGTGCTGTTCTTGGCTCtgttaaaaagtaattttcactCACTCAAAGCTCACTAAAATGCACACATATGTTTATTTCTTATtccttttttgtgcttttttttaaaatctgttttttatgACTAGCGCAGCAtcatttttgtgatttttttaaaattaaatactgtgtTTTGCAAGCCACGAGGCATTGAATATTTGTAGGATTTACTCAGGGTCGCAGTTTTGGGCTGCAGTTGTCTTGGAGCAAAATAATGACACCAACACAGCTTGAAATTGTTGTCTAAATCATTTACCAAACACAAAATGTAAAAGCTGTGTGAGAACCTCCCCCAGAGTGTAACAGAACACCTCATATGAAATTAAACTGAGTTTAGCAGAATTTGAGAAAATTAAGGGTTTGGGCAAGAAACAGTGCCAGTATCAATCACTGTCAGCCTGAATGTTTTTGAATTATAATAAACGCAGATTTTCTTAGGTTTGTTATTTGTAAAGGTGCTGCTAAGTGTAATGTAAAATCCAGATCACTTAGCTTAAATAAATGTTGCTGGaaagtattaatttttaaacGAACTtccaataaaaatacaaatttcatcACTTGTGCTCTGTGCTATGCAGACATTGATGCGTCTGAGCTTGCATGATCACCAGTTTATAAACAAAATTGAGTGTTTTAATTATTCTAATGAAGtggatgaagaaaaggaaaataggtCACTCTAATAAAAGATAATCACTTGGTGAGGATATAAAATTTCATGGACTAGATGGACTTCATGGAATTTACTTGCAAATATTAGTGTTATGACTGGTTTTGAGAAATGTCTTTTCCAGTGCGAGCATTTCTGCAGCTTGTCTAAATTAGAGCATTAGTTCTGTTTGATATTTAGTTCTAATTACAGAACTTGTGGCTGTGCTGAAATGTCTTACTAGGAAATGTATGGACTTCTCAGGGTTGTTCTTTTCTCTGCCTGTAAAGCCCAAAATCTTCCCTGAAACCAGTTCAGGATCCCCACTGCTATGAGTGGGAGCTGAAACAAGTCCCTGTATAACCTCAAGGGTTTAACATGGAAATGGGCTCCAAAATAGACATTCAAGGCAAGGCTTtaaagtggtttttttgtttgtttgtttgtttttggtctgtttgttgttttgtatttttccccccttctccccagTTCCTTTCATGTAGGAGACAAGGCTGGTACAGGTGTGAAATGTGCCATTTATGTGGactgtgttttccacagctCTTGTCCATTCTGCATTCCCCAGGGCTCTTCAGGAACTTGTGGGAATGTGCTGGAGAAGGGTCATCTCGCCCTGCAGAGGCACAAATTCAAGTTAACTCTGATTTTCAAATGCCTTGTGTGGTTTTCATGTCAGCACTTCCTCAACCATTTTTGGCCCCAGGCTTCTCAAGTCAAACCTTTCTGGTGTTCATATGTACCATAAATAAGCTGAAGCAAAtaggttggggattttttactGGCAATTTTCTGACCACCTTCAGTTTTTCAGCATCTAAAACAGGTTCTGAAATTTCAATTTtgtctgtgaaagaaaataaatatgcatttataAGCTGTTTAGTATCCTCATTGTAACATTGCTGTAAAAATGCAAGATATCACGactgcagagctgtgttaaATTTTCCTCTGACTTTGTCCTATTTATTTCCAGAACATGCTTGAAGAGCTATTAATTCATAAGCCAGATGATCCCATTGAGTTCATGATAAACCACTTAAAGCAAAACAACGATGATGGTAAGTGAAAATGGAGACACCAGAAATAGTTCAATTCCTGATTTGTAAACAGCTGTTGGGAGCTGCGCTGCTGTTGTCAGGTGATGGATCAAACTTTTCAGGCTGAGtcttggggaggggggagacaaaaaaaaaatggtgagcATTTTGGAATAGTTATAGGCAAgatgcttttaatttctttttttagtggGTAATCTAATAAGAAATGCACTTTAACAGTTATAACAATGAAACCCTCTAAGGGAATAACAAAGAGTTCTGGTGTATCAATTATTAATGCCTTCTGTGCCCCATCTGATATTTCCTGTTGTCTTTTAGCTCGCTAATTACTCCTTTTGTCAGGTGTAAATTTGGGTTCCTATTCTACCTGGGCTGGCAGATTCTCTGCTTTTTGATTAGTTTGTTACTCACTGCTGTTAATGAGTTCCACAGCTCAGTGGCATCTCAGCTGAAGGAACAGTGAGTGTGTCTGCTCCTCTGTGTAACAAAACCTGGTAAATTGAATGGGAAGTCTGTATTGTGCACAATAAAAGCATGTACCCTCAATCAAATTATTTGATTTACAAACTGTTCACCCTTAGGCAGATTATATTTGGATATGCACAACTGAACTGTAATTTTTGTTCTGCATGAGCTGTCAAGGAGAGCTGGTGTCATGGAGCTTTGATGTTTCTTTAAAACCAGAGTAAACCATTGTGAAAGTTCTGCTGCAGCATCAATGAAATCATTATCACTGGAGGTGCTGTGAGCTCTTAGTGGTGCTGATCAGATGGATGTTGATTGAAATGCTGCTAAatatgttaaagaaaaaaaaaatcaaatcctgCAAATTGTGCCCAGCCTTTTCTGGTGCAGGCAGCATGAATAATCAATCTGGTTTGTAGACCCATGGAAAATATGTGGAAGAATTTCCTGCAGTTTGATAGAATGCTGATAAAATTTCTTCACATTGGGCTAGCATTTTTCCTGAAGCCTCATGGTATTATTTTAACAGAATTAGGCAGGTTTCCATCTCATGACTTCAGTACTTAGAGGCTAAAGATAGAACTACAGCAGTTGTTTGTCAAGGGGAAAATGCTGTCTGCTTTTGGTCTGGAAAACCCTGTTAAGGAAGGAGAGAAACTCCAAAGAAAATTGAAGCCTAAATGTTGTTTTAGGAAtaaattatatgaaaataatGTAACAAATGTGTAACAGAGTTGATTTTACTTTTTGATCA
The nucleotide sequence above comes from Cinclus cinclus chromosome 19, bCinCin1.1, whole genome shotgun sequence. Encoded proteins:
- the LOC134051589 gene encoding sperm acrosome-associated protein 9-like, which codes for MDEVVEILRKIEQNYKIFQQQQFTFIRALEHTREEAHDLIKPVSSIVQVECYKDHHCHNSRDRRVLNMFISICNDLRNLCHKLEKVHPGDSVSNGLLEKCKVLLNDSNDFTALRATYPHGVVNYLSLEEARNRYGGVVSLIPIVIDIVREWITYSKRKVLYVVSHGHETSKKETPTSQTSPARHFASQTSVSNKNTVQLQEKDFQKYLAANQRPQQKAPWRPPGKHPY
- the LOC134051808 gene encoding sperm acrosome-associated protein 9-like, giving the protein MDEIVETLGKIEQKYKIFQQQQFTFIKALKLTQVEANDVVRPVSSINQVECYKDHHCHNSRDRRVLNMFISICNDLRNLCHKLEKVHPGDSVSNGLLEKCKVLLNDSNDFTALRATYPHGVVNYLSLEEAKDGYGGVVSLIPIVIDIVREWITYSNKHLLLNVSHGHETSKKETPTSQTSPARHFASQTSVSNKNTVQLQDGECSKCKYQDPRLKNKAPWRPPGKHPY